A window from Lachnoanaerobaculum umeaense encodes these proteins:
- a CDS encoding MarR family winged helix-turn-helix transcriptional regulator produces the protein MKGSQEFKIILVKLFNDILEYQESALSTTEFKDLTNNDIHVISAIGMNTKKSMSMIAKELTVTFGTLTISMNSLVRKGYVVKERSEKDKRVVLVNLSQKGERAFLKYEEFNDEMVKSMLENMGDVEMDTLMSALVKINRWIKKRLP, from the coding sequence TTGAAAGGTTCACAGGAATTTAAAATAATCCTTGTAAAGTTATTTAATGATATACTTGAGTATCAGGAGAGTGCTCTCAGTACCACTGAATTTAAGGATTTGACCAATAATGATATACATGTTATAAGTGCGATAGGTATGAATACTAAAAAGAGTATGTCAATGATTGCCAAGGAATTGACAGTCACTTTCGGTACATTAACTATTTCAATGAATAGCCTGGTAAGAAAGGGATATGTTGTAAAGGAAAGATCTGAAAAGGATAAGAGGGTGGTTTTGGTAAACCTTTCACAAAAGGGTGAGAGGGCATTCCTAAAATATGAAGAGTTTAATGATGAAATGGTTAAGTCTATGCTTGAAAATATGGGCGATGTAGAGATGGACACTTTGATGAGTGCTCTTGTAAAAATAAATCGTTGGATCAAAAAAAGACTGCCTTAA
- the metG gene encoding methionine--tRNA ligase, which translates to MSKKPYYITTAIAYASGKPHIGNTYEIVLADAIARFRREEGLEVFFQTGTDEHGQKIENKAKDAGITPKEYVDNAAGQIRKIWDMMNTSYDKFIRTTDEDHKKQVQKIFKKFYDQGDIYKGFYEGMYCTACESFFTDSQLVEGKCPDCGGEVYPAKEDAYFFKMSKYADRLIKHINEHPEFIQPVSRKNEMMNNFLLPGLQDLCVSRTSFTWGIPVDFDSKHVTYVWLDALSNYITGIGYDVDGNSSDRFKKFWPADLHLIGKDIIRFHTIYWPIFLMALDLPLPKQVFGHPWLLQGEGKMSKSKGNVLYADTLVDFFGVDAVRYFVLHEMPFDNDGVISWDLMVERFNSDLANVLGNLVSRTISMTNKYFGGILTDAKDESVAGATEIDTDLKDVVLMSVEKVVKKMSELRVADAITEIWTLFKRCNKYIDETTPWILAKEEDKKERLQTVLYNLSESIAIGASLLYSFMPETSEKILDMFGTNKRSLEDMDKFGLLMSGTKVVEEPEILFKRLDLEEVLKQVEALNLNTQSVEKEEVVDGIDVEAKATIEYDDFAKLQIQVGQVVKCEEVPKSKKLLCSQVQIGSTTRQILSGIKQWYSAKDMLGKQVLVVTNLAPRNIAGLESQGMILMAEDDAGNAVLVSPEKNIKTGAEIA; encoded by the coding sequence ATGAGTAAGAAACCATATTATATAACAACTGCCATTGCATATGCTTCAGGAAAACCGCATATTGGTAATACATATGAGATAGTTTTAGCGGATGCTATAGCTAGATTTAGAAGAGAGGAAGGACTTGAAGTTTTTTTTCAAACCGGTACAGATGAGCATGGTCAAAAGATAGAGAATAAAGCAAAGGATGCAGGTATCACTCCAAAGGAGTATGTAGACAATGCCGCAGGTCAGATCAGAAAAATTTGGGATATGATGAACACATCATATGATAAATTTATCAGAACTACAGATGAAGATCATAAAAAACAGGTTCAAAAGATATTTAAGAAATTTTATGATCAGGGAGATATTTATAAGGGATTTTATGAGGGTATGTACTGCACTGCTTGTGAATCATTCTTCACAGATTCTCAGCTTGTAGAAGGAAAATGTCCTGATTGTGGAGGTGAAGTTTATCCTGCAAAGGAAGATGCTTATTTCTTTAAAATGAGTAAATATGCAGATAGACTTATTAAGCACATAAATGAGCATCCTGAGTTTATTCAACCGGTTTCAAGAAAAAATGAAATGATGAATAATTTCCTTTTACCGGGACTACAGGACCTTTGTGTAAGCAGAACAAGTTTCACTTGGGGAATACCGGTTGATTTTGATTCAAAGCATGTCACTTATGTTTGGCTTGATGCACTTTCAAACTATATTACAGGTATTGGCTACGATGTAGATGGAAACAGCAGTGACAGATTTAAGAAATTCTGGCCGGCAGACCTTCATTTGATAGGTAAGGATATTATTAGATTCCATACTATTTATTGGCCTATATTCCTTATGGCACTTGATTTACCGCTTCCAAAGCAGGTGTTTGGTCATCCATGGCTTTTGCAGGGTGAAGGGAAGATGAGTAAGTCCAAGGGAAATGTGCTGTATGCAGATACTTTGGTAGATTTCTTTGGTGTAGATGCGGTGAGATATTTTGTATTGCATGAAATGCCATTTGATAATGATGGAGTTATCAGTTGGGATTTAATGGTGGAGAGGTTTAATTCTGATCTTGCAAATGTACTTGGAAATCTTGTTAGCAGAACCATATCTATGACAAACAAGTATTTTGGTGGTATATTGACTGATGCAAAGGATGAGAGCGTAGCGGGAGCTACTGAAATAGATACAGACTTGAAAGACGTAGTACTTATGTCTGTAGAAAAGGTTGTAAAGAAGATGTCTGAACTTCGTGTTGCAGATGCTATTACAGAGATATGGACATTGTTTAAGAGATGCAATAAATATATTGACGAGACTACACCATGGATACTTGCAAAGGAAGAGGACAAAAAGGAAAGACTTCAAACAGTACTTTACAATTTGTCAGAGTCTATTGCTATAGGTGCTTCATTACTATATAGTTTTATGCCTGAAACTTCTGAAAAAATTCTGGATATGTTTGGAACAAATAAGAGAAGTCTAGAGGATATGGACAAATTCGGACTTCTTATGAGTGGTACAAAGGTAGTGGAAGAACCAGAAATATTGTTTAAGAGACTGGATTTAGAAGAAGTATTAAAGCAAGTGGAGGCTTTAAACCTTAATACACAGAGTGTAGAGAAGGAAGAAGTAGTAGACGGTATAGATGTAGAAGCTAAGGCTACCATAGAATATGATGACTTTGCAAAGCTTCAGATACAGGTTGGACAGGTGGTAAAATGCGAAGAAGTTCCGAAGTCAAAGAAACTATTATGTTCACAGGTACAGATTGGAAGTACAACAAGGCAGATACTAAGTGGTATCAAGCAGTGGTACTCTGCCAAGGATATGCTAGGAAAGCAGGTTTTGGTGGTGACAAATCTTGCACCTAGAAATATTGCAGGGCTTGAAAGTCAAGGTATGATACTTATGGCAGAAGATGATGCCGGAAATGCAGTATTGGTATCACCGGAAAAAAATATTAAAACAGGTGCGGAGATAGCATAA
- a CDS encoding BMP family lipoprotein: MKKRLLAIAMATLMGLSLVACSSDKPKTGEKTENVGEGEKASTDYKIGMVTDVGGVNDGSFNQSAWEGLQRAQKELGVQAKYLESKTDADYIPNIEQFVDDDYDLIICIGYQLADALKEEAAKNPDKKFAIVDDQSIEFDNVACLMFEQAQASYLVGYIAGKTTQTNNVGFVLGMATSTMNEFGYGYISGVKDANADANVLQANINSFADASAGKTATNNMIANNADVVFHAAGGSGHGVIEAAREAKIWAIGVDSDQSKDAPETILTSAMKRVDNAVFDETKAVLDGTYKSGVKTYSLSDGGVDIAPTTTNLPEELLKEVEDVKAKIIAGEVKVPNNKADFEAKYGDIYDLD, from the coding sequence ATGAAAAAAAGATTATTGGCTATCGCTATGGCAACACTTATGGGACTTTCACTTGTGGCATGTTCTTCAGACAAGCCTAAAACAGGAGAAAAGACAGAGAACGTAGGTGAAGGAGAAAAGGCTTCAACAGATTACAAGATTGGTATGGTAACTGATGTAGGTGGTGTTAATGATGGTTCTTTCAACCAGTCAGCATGGGAAGGACTTCAGAGAGCACAGAAGGAACTTGGAGTACAGGCAAAGTATTTGGAGTCAAAAACAGATGCAGATTATATTCCAAATATCGAGCAGTTTGTAGATGATGATTATGATCTTATTATCTGTATAGGATATCAGTTGGCAGATGCACTTAAGGAAGAGGCTGCAAAAAATCCTGATAAGAAGTTTGCAATAGTGGATGATCAATCAATAGAGTTTGATAATGTGGCTTGTCTTATGTTTGAGCAGGCTCAGGCTTCATATCTTGTAGGATATATTGCAGGAAAGACAACACAGACAAATAATGTAGGTTTTGTACTAGGTATGGCTACCAGTACAATGAATGAGTTTGGTTATGGATACATTTCAGGTGTTAAGGATGCAAATGCAGATGCAAATGTATTACAGGCAAATATCAATAGCTTTGCAGATGCAAGTGCAGGAAAGACAGCTACAAACAATATGATAGCAAACAATGCAGACGTTGTATTCCATGCTGCAGGCGGCAGTGGACATGGCGTTATTGAGGCAGCAAGAGAGGCGAAAATTTGGGCTATAGGTGTTGACTCGGATCAGTCAAAAGATGCACCTGAGACAATTCTTACATCAGCTATGAAGAGAGTTGATAATGCTGTATTTGATGAGACAAAGGCTGTACTTGATGGTACATATAAGTCAGGTGTAAAGACTTATAGTTTAAGTGATGGTGGTGTTGATATAGCACCTACAACAACAAATCTTCCGGAAGAACTCCTTAAGGAAGTAGAAGATGTTAAGGCTAAGATAATAGCAGGAGAAGTTAAAGTTCCAAACAATAAGGCAGACTTTGAAGCTAAGTACGGCGATATCTACGATTTAGATTAA
- the udp gene encoding uridine phosphorylase, translating to MIDYTEGAGVQYHIGVAKGDIGKYVILPGDPKRCEKIAAYFDDAKLVADSREYVTYTGYLEGEKVSVTSTGIGGPSSAIALEELVRCGADTFIRVGTCGGMQLDVCGGDLVIANGAIRMEGTSREYAPIEFPAVANFEVISALKEAADNLNFKSHIGVVQCKDAFYGQHEPENKPVSYELVNKWEAWLRLGTLASEMESAALFTVASYLGVKMGSIFLVIANQERAKKGLSNEQVHDTSGAIKTAVEAIRTMIKKKK from the coding sequence ATGATAGATTATACTGAAGGAGCAGGAGTTCAATATCATATTGGCGTAGCTAAGGGCGATATCGGTAAGTATGTGATACTTCCGGGAGATCCTAAAAGATGTGAGAAGATTGCAGCGTATTTTGATGATGCAAAGCTTGTGGCAGACAGCAGAGAGTATGTAACTTACACAGGCTACTTGGAGGGAGAGAAGGTGTCGGTGACATCTACAGGTATAGGAGGTCCTTCATCTGCTATTGCACTTGAGGAGCTTGTAAGATGTGGTGCGGATACTTTCATAAGAGTAGGAACTTGTGGTGGAATGCAATTAGATGTATGCGGTGGAGATCTGGTAATAGCAAATGGTGCTATTAGAATGGAGGGAACCAGTAGGGAGTATGCACCTATAGAATTTCCGGCAGTAGCTAATTTTGAAGTAATCAGTGCGTTGAAAGAAGCTGCTGATAATTTAAACTTTAAGTCACATATAGGAGTTGTACAGTGTAAAGATGCATTTTACGGTCAGCATGAGCCTGAGAATAAGCCGGTAAGCTATGAACTTGTAAACAAATGGGAAGCTTGGTTAAGGCTTGGAACATTGGCTTCAGAAATGGAGTCAGCTGCACTTTTTACAGTGGCATCCTATCTGGGAGTTAAGATGGGATCAATATTCCTGGTTATTGCAAATCAGGAAAGAGCAAAAAAAGGTCTAAGTAATGAGCAGGTGCATGATACCAGTGGTGCTATAAAGACTGCAGTTGAAGCTATCAGAACAATGATAAAAAAGAAAAAATAA
- the rsmA gene encoding 16S rRNA (adenine(1518)-N(6)/adenine(1519)-N(6))-dimethyltransferase RsmA, translating to MTNIANPANTIEMIKKYDFNFQKKFGQNFLIDTHVLDKICLASGLGENDLAIEIGPGIGALTQYLANTAKAVVAVEIDKNLLPILNETLANHKNISIINADFLKIDLENLIDECKKKFGEFENIRIVANLPYYITTPIIMNVLESHTHIDSITVMIQKEVADRMQALPGGKDYGALSLAVQYYSDPYVVAFVPPNCFIPRPKVGSSVIRLDIYKDKPVKAEDEKLMFQIIRAGFNQRRKTLVNSLTNFEGLNFSKEKIIHALSLLGKSEKIRGEALTLEEFAKLAGCLKESI from the coding sequence ATGACAAATATTGCTAATCCGGCAAATACCATAGAGATGATTAAAAAATATGATTTTAACTTTCAAAAGAAGTTTGGTCAAAATTTTTTGATAGATACTCATGTTTTAGATAAGATATGTTTAGCCTCAGGGCTTGGTGAAAATGATTTGGCGATTGAAATAGGTCCCGGAATAGGTGCATTGACACAATACCTTGCAAATACAGCCAAGGCGGTTGTAGCAGTTGAGATTGATAAAAATTTATTACCTATTTTAAATGAAACATTGGCAAATCACAAAAACATAAGTATAATAAATGCTGATTTTCTAAAAATAGATTTAGAGAATCTGATTGATGAATGTAAGAAAAAATTTGGAGAGTTTGAGAACATCAGAATAGTTGCAAACCTACCATACTACATTACAACACCGATTATCATGAATGTATTGGAATCACATACACATATAGACAGCATTACAGTTATGATTCAAAAGGAAGTTGCAGATAGGATGCAAGCATTACCGGGTGGTAAGGACTATGGTGCATTGTCTTTGGCAGTACAGTATTATTCGGATCCATACGTGGTAGCATTTGTTCCTCCGAATTGTTTTATTCCAAGACCTAAGGTCGGCTCAAGCGTGATAAGATTAGATATTTATAAAGATAAACCTGTAAAAGCAGAGGACGAAAAATTGATGTTTCAGATTATTCGTGCAGGGTTTAATCAAAGAAGAAAGACTTTGGTAAATTCACTGACTAATTTTGAGGGATTAAATTTTTCAAAGGAGAAGATAATTCACGCTTTGTCATTGCTTGGAAAGTCTGAAAAGATAAGAGGTGAAGCTCTTACTTTAGAAGAGTTTGCAAAGTTGGCAGGATGTTTAAAAGAGAGCATATAA
- a CDS encoding C40 family peptidase: MSKKKKNEFLRSVKDKVEAIQDMDRSKKLMAGGVIGVVAIAAIIGVSSTGKSARSVATNTSISSEVETTTVEQVAAAQVMPMEKAGNEFPSLDITVETEEPRPELLEEGVQHSYIAKVQERLMQLGFMDNDEPTDYFGHVTKSAVMIFQRQNGLAQDGIIGPSTLPLLMDANAKHYAAKLGDVGEDVKRIQHRLYELGYLASAEMITGNYDEKTQEAALKLQKVNSLSEDGKVGSETMNLLYSDAIKANTLSLGEHSEVVQAIQNRLFELGYLTTSPDGTYGNDTELAVRLFQSKNDLVVDGYLGPSTRAIILSSEAKANGLSLGDQNEQVTRLQNLLAKAGYLNEDNATGYFGEITENALKRFQSNNGLSADGRAGAQTFAKLNSGGINGPSRGDSGGSSGGSSSGGSYSGSVGNMISIASSKIGSPYVWGAKGSDSFDCSGFVYWVLKQMGVGQSYLTSSGWRNPGRYTRISSFSDIQAGDIVVVSGHVGIAAGGGEVIDASSSRGRVKRSSMSGWWRNNFIVAWRIF, encoded by the coding sequence ATGAGCAAGAAAAAAAAGAATGAATTTTTAAGAAGTGTAAAAGATAAAGTAGAAGCCATACAGGATATGGATAGAAGTAAAAAATTAATGGCTGGAGGAGTGATAGGAGTAGTAGCTATAGCAGCTATTATTGGAGTGTCTTCTACAGGAAAGAGTGCAAGAAGTGTTGCTACAAATACAAGTATTTCATCTGAAGTTGAAACCACTACAGTAGAGCAAGTGGCGGCCGCACAGGTTATGCCTATGGAGAAGGCCGGAAATGAGTTCCCTTCACTTGATATTACAGTTGAAACTGAGGAACCAAGACCTGAACTTTTGGAAGAGGGCGTACAACATTCGTATATTGCCAAAGTCCAGGAAAGGCTTATGCAACTTGGATTCATGGATAATGATGAGCCAACAGATTACTTTGGACATGTTACAAAATCAGCAGTAATGATTTTCCAAAGACAGAATGGTCTTGCACAAGACGGTATTATTGGACCTTCTACATTGCCACTTTTGATGGATGCAAATGCAAAGCATTATGCAGCAAAGCTTGGTGATGTTGGTGAGGATGTTAAAAGAATACAGCATCGTCTGTACGAGTTGGGATATCTGGCTTCAGCAGAAATGATAACTGGTAATTATGATGAAAAGACTCAGGAGGCTGCATTGAAGCTTCAAAAAGTCAACTCTTTAAGTGAGGATGGAAAAGTTGGAAGCGAGACTATGAACTTGCTGTATTCTGATGCGATAAAAGCAAATACCCTTTCTTTAGGTGAACACAGTGAGGTTGTACAGGCTATACAGAACAGACTTTTCGAGTTAGGATATCTTACTACAAGTCCTGACGGTACTTATGGAAATGATACAGAACTTGCTGTAAGATTATTTCAGTCAAAGAATGACCTTGTAGTGGACGGATACTTGGGACCATCTACAAGAGCGATTATACTTTCAAGTGAAGCAAAGGCAAATGGACTAAGCTTGGGTGATCAAAATGAGCAGGTTACCAGACTTCAAAATCTCCTGGCAAAGGCAGGATATTTGAATGAGGATAATGCCACAGGATATTTTGGGGAAATAACTGAGAATGCATTGAAGAGATTCCAAAGTAATAATGGGCTTTCAGCAGATGGTAGAGCCGGAGCACAGACATTTGCAAAATTGAATTCCGGTGGTATAAACGGACCTTCCAGAGGTGATTCCGGAGGAAGTTCGGGCGGTTCTTCTTCAGGTGGTTCATATTCAGGTAGTGTTGGAAACATGATAAGTATTGCATCTTCAAAAATTGGTAGTCCATATGTATGGGGGGCAAAGGGTTCAGATTCCTTTGACTGTTCAGGATTCGTGTACTGGGTTTTAAAGCAGATGGGAGTAGGTCAATCATATCTTACATCATCGGGTTGGAGAAATCCGGGAAGATATACTAGAATAAGTTCATTCTCTGATATACAGGCAGGAGATATTGTAGTGGTTTCAGGTCATGTAGGTATTGCTGCCGGAGGTGGTGAAGTAATAGATGCTTCATCTTCAAGAGGTAGAGTAAAGAGAAGCAGTATGTCAGGCTGGTGGAGAAATAACTTCATTGTTGCATGGAGAATATTCTAA
- a CDS encoding TraX family protein encodes MKKINFKIFSSAALKYIAMLTMLIDHIGASGLIFILFNSSISVRLYHISRMVGRISFPIYLFLLVEGFVHTKDIKKYIIRIAAFAVLSEIPFDLVFWGHILEFYHQNVMWSLLICVIMMHMMRKYPDFSIIFVGIGCFIAWICRCDYVYIGPLAVACMYLFRDWIIYKNVATALVFSFEPPAIFSLIPINMYNGKKGKSFKYLFYFFYPVHLLVLVLLKNLLR; translated from the coding sequence TTGAAAAAAATTAATTTTAAAATTTTTTCTTCTGCAGCATTAAAGTATATTGCAATGCTGACAATGCTTATAGACCATATAGGAGCAAGTGGATTGATATTTATCTTGTTTAATAGTAGCATATCTGTAAGATTGTATCATATATCCAGAATGGTAGGTCGCATATCATTTCCTATATATCTATTTTTGCTGGTTGAAGGATTTGTTCACACAAAGGACATAAAAAAATATATAATTAGAATAGCAGCTTTTGCAGTATTATCTGAAATACCTTTTGATTTGGTATTTTGGGGGCATATACTGGAGTTTTATCATCAGAATGTGATGTGGTCACTACTCATTTGCGTGATAATGATGCATATGATGAGGAAGTATCCTGATTTCAGTATAATTTTTGTAGGTATAGGTTGCTTTATTGCTTGGATTTGTAGATGTGACTATGTCTATATCGGTCCATTAGCAGTTGCCTGTATGTACTTGTTTAGAGACTGGATAATATATAAAAATGTCGCTACTGCACTTGTGTTTTCATTTGAACCACCGGCTATTTTTAGTCTGATACCTATAAATATGTACAATGGTAAAAAGGGAAAGAGCTTTAAATATCTGTTTTATTTCTTTTATCCTGTACATTTACTTGTATTGGTTCTCTTGAAAAATTTGTTGAGATAA
- a CDS encoding TatD family hydrolase: MDKKEEFYIIDTHAHYDDEAFEDDREELLKSFEANDIKRVVNIGASMESSRSSLELTRKYPFVYAAVGIHPSSSEELDEESISILKDMLSDEKVVAVGEIGLDYYYDEPSRDIQRKCFIAQLDLAKRHVLPVVIHSRDAAKDTLDILKEYKGVKGVIHCYSYSQEMAKEFIKLGYVLGIGGVSTFKNAKKLEDTIKDISFKDFVLETDCPYLSPVPNRGKRNSSLNLTYIIDRISEIKGVSRDFIIEQSFENARRLYPKMK; the protein is encoded by the coding sequence ATGGACAAAAAAGAAGAATTTTATATAATAGATACACATGCCCATTATGATGATGAGGCATTTGAAGATGATAGAGAAGAGCTTTTAAAAAGCTTTGAGGCAAATGATATAAAGAGAGTTGTAAATATAGGTGCTTCAATGGAGAGTTCAAGATCAAGCCTTGAGCTGACAAGGAAATATCCATTTGTTTATGCAGCTGTAGGTATACATCCATCTTCAAGTGAAGAATTAGATGAGGAAAGTATTTCGATATTGAAAGATATGCTTTCAGATGAGAAAGTCGTGGCCGTAGGGGAAATAGGACTTGACTATTACTATGATGAGCCGTCAAGAGATATTCAAAGAAAGTGCTTTATTGCACAGCTTGATTTAGCAAAAAGACATGTTTTGCCTGTAGTTATTCATTCCAGAGATGCGGCAAAAGATACATTGGATATTTTAAAGGAATATAAAGGTGTTAAGGGAGTCATACATTGCTATTCCTATAGTCAGGAAATGGCAAAGGAGTTTATAAAACTTGGATATGTTTTGGGTATTGGTGGTGTTTCCACATTCAAGAATGCAAAAAAACTTGAAGATACAATAAAAGATATTTCATTCAAAGATTTTGTGCTAGAAACTGACTGTCCATATCTATCACCTGTACCAAATAGGGGAAAGAGAAATTCATCCTTAAACTTGACTTATATTATAGACAGAATAAGTGAGATAAAAGGAGTTTCAAGGGATTTTATTATAGAGCAGTCCTTTGAAAATGCCAGAAGATTGTATCCGAAGATGAAATAA
- a CDS encoding YjjI family glycine radical enzyme has translation MRDISLEKVNEIREKMLETVKSVSLTHEQKVANMANHADSLIEVLDKPDGLEELLDADIDSQCICDLFEGHAPLRPRYIIPDYEKFMKEGSQFLQLEPPKDLYEALNSLLIFYRHVPSVTNFPVYVGQLDELLDPFVQDMDRGLAKKMIRLFFINMDRTILDSFSHANIGPKDTLAGRIILEVEAELEQAVPNITLKYDPDITSDEFALMAINTALHSAKPSFANHKMFSSELSERYVIASCYNGLPLGGGSYTLARMILGNIAKRAKGVEDFKKNTLPYVMDIMARYMDERIRFEVEESGFFENNFLSKEGFISRNRFSAMFGLVGLAEAVNILLEKENIEGRYGHSEAADKLAVEIMDIIDEFNRNHFNKYCEVTEGHFLLHAQVGIASDVNVSPGTRIPIGEEPENLIDHLKHCSRFHKYFPSGTGDIFPIDLTVHKNHEYVLDIIKGAMQENIRYLSFYSSDSDVIRITGYLVKKSEINKLEKGQSVLQDTTALGMGAKHNGKILERKVR, from the coding sequence ATGAGAGATATTAGCCTTGAAAAGGTAAACGAGATAAGAGAGAAGATGCTTGAGACTGTAAAAAGTGTAAGCCTTACTCATGAACAAAAAGTAGCTAATATGGCAAACCATGCCGATTCATTAATTGAGGTGTTGGATAAGCCGGATGGACTTGAGGAGCTACTGGATGCTGATATAGATAGTCAATGTATATGTGATTTATTTGAAGGTCATGCACCTTTAAGACCGAGATACATTATACCTGACTATGAAAAATTCATGAAAGAAGGAAGTCAGTTCCTTCAATTAGAGCCACCAAAGGACTTGTATGAGGCTCTGAATTCACTACTTATTTTCTATCGTCATGTACCAAGCGTGACAAATTTCCCAGTGTATGTAGGACAACTTGATGAGTTACTGGATCCTTTTGTTCAGGATATGGACAGAGGCCTTGCCAAGAAGATGATACGATTGTTTTTTATAAATATGGACAGAACTATTTTAGATTCATTTTCACATGCAAATATAGGGCCAAAAGACACTTTAGCAGGTAGAATAATACTTGAAGTGGAGGCTGAACTTGAACAGGCTGTTCCAAATATCACATTAAAGTATGATCCTGATATCACAAGTGATGAATTTGCACTTATGGCTATAAATACAGCACTTCACAGTGCAAAACCAAGTTTTGCAAATCACAAAATGTTTTCATCTGAATTGAGTGAAAGATATGTTATAGCAAGTTGCTATAATGGGCTGCCTTTAGGTGGGGGTTCATATACTCTGGCAAGAATGATTTTAGGAAATATTGCAAAGCGTGCGAAGGGCGTGGAGGATTTTAAGAAGAATACATTGCCATATGTTATGGATATTATGGCAAGATATATGGATGAAAGAATTAGATTTGAAGTAGAAGAGAGTGGATTTTTTGAAAATAATTTTCTGTCAAAAGAGGGCTTCATAAGCCGAAACAGATTCTCCGCTATGTTCGGATTGGTAGGTTTAGCTGAGGCTGTAAATATTTTATTAGAAAAAGAAAATATTGAAGGTAGATATGGACATAGTGAAGCAGCAGATAAATTAGCTGTGGAAATAATGGATATTATAGATGAATTCAATAGAAATCATTTTAATAAATACTGTGAAGTAACAGAGGGGCATTTCCTTTTACATGCACAGGTTGGCATTGCAAGTGATGTGAATGTATCACCGGGAACAAGAATTCCTATAGGCGAGGAGCCGGAGAATCTTATTGATCATTTGAAACATTGCTCAAGATTTCATAAGTATTTTCCATCAGGAACAGGAGATATATTCCCAATAGACCTGACAGTACATAAAAACCATGAATATGTACTTGATATAATAAAGGGTGCTATGCAGGAGAATATCCGATATTTGTCATTTTATTCTTCAGATTCAGATGTGATAAGGATTACAGGTTATCTTGTAAAAAAATCAGAGATAAATAAGCTTGAAAAGGGACAAAGTGTACTTCAGGATACTACAGCACTTGGAATGGGTGCAAAGCACAACGGCAAGATACTTGAGAGGAAAGTTCGTTAG